ATTGGCCTTGCTGACTTGAAAAAGCGTATTTTAAGAATCAAAACTAACCGATGGTATGATTGGCTCTTTTCCGGAGAAGAAAAATATAATAAAATTTTTAGATTTTGGAAGATGGCAGGCAAAGGCTATTTTTTCTCAAAGGAATTAGAATCCTTTATCGCGAATGAAGCGGAGAAAGCTTGGAGAAAAGACAGAAAGCTTTTTTCAAAACAAATGCTTGAATATCTTGGCAGCCACTACTCAAGTTTCGATCAGGTGGAAACGGGTTGCCGCCTTGTAATGGGAGAAACTTGGACAAAAGCTGCAGTTTCCAAACTTAGGAAAAAAGCCTTTAAAAAGGATAAGGAAATTGATGAAGTTTGGGATGCCTATACCCATTACCCTCTCGATCTTAGGAGCGGGGCTCAAGCTATAGGCAGGTTACCTATCTAGATGTAAAGGTTTCTGTAGGCGGCTAGACCAAAAATAAAAATTGCGACCGAGGCTATCGTAAAAGCTGTTGCAAAGTAGCTGGCATTGTTCTGAGTCTCTAAACTGCTTTCATAAACAAGTAAGCCAAACTCTGTCTTTCTAATTTGATCATATAAGTATCGCATGACGCTAATAATTGTATCATCCCCATGATCATTAATCTCTTTTAAGGTATATTTAGAGGGAAGCCTTGCTTCAATATTTTTTTCTTTACCGGTTCCGTAGATCAATGCTCCATTTTCAACTAGTTGTTTAGTAAAAAGAACTTGTCGAACGACTTTTGTTGCTTTTGTCGGATGGTGTATCACTCCGAATTTAATATTCAAGTAGCAGGATGGGTTTCTTAAAAACAAGCATCTATAGTAGGCGTTCTGATCTGGATCTATACTTTCTGAAAAAGTTTTAAAATCTTCTATCAGCTCTGGGTAAGTAGTTATTTTTTTTATTCGACTAAGATTATGTTTAATACCGTTTTCATCATATTCAAGTTCAAGAGGAATTCTTTTGATAATGCTTTCCCAAAGGCTATTGTCGCAAGATAGAGCATTCCATTTTTTTGAAACTAGGGCGGCGCCGACAAGTTCTTTTGGCTCTAAGTGTGAAAAAATATTTATTAATAATTCATCCGGAAAATTATTTATACTTTATGCTCATAATATCAATCATTTTTGGTTATTTAATTTTTTAGAATAAAAAAATGTATGTTTATTACAATAATGAACCTAATAAAAAAAATAACAGATTAATTATTAGAATCAATTATGAAGACTTGATGATGATACTAGGTTTTAAAGTTAAAACTTCAAGAATGGGTGAATAAATGTCCTTAACATAGGGCTATTGTACGCTCGCTAAAAGTGAAGCCTTAACTGAAGAGCAAATTTAGTCAAGAGAGAAAGATTAGACCTCTGACTGCGATCAAATCCACCTCCAAGTTTTAAAGCTCAGGGGTGAGTGCTTGTTATATCCATCCTAATCAGCAGGAGTTATCTATGAACGAACAAGCAATTGCCAAATACTGTTATCGGTGGCTAAAATAGATACATATCTTAGCTGCAACAGGTAAGATATGTATAGATTTAATCAAGTTTTGACAAGCCCGCCCAATGCCGAGAGTAATTATTTATAGGCTGCTTATCCTAATAGAAGTCGAAGTTATAGATAGCTATACCCAAAATAATAGCTGCGACAGACCCAATTGAGATCAATCTCTCTATAGTTTTGATTTTAGACATTTTGTCTTTTCCGATGTAAAGACTCTCTTGTTTGCTTTCAATTTGCTTATTCAAGAATGACATCAGTTCATAAATTTCATTATCTATTGAATTCTTGAGTTCTTTGTAAGTGAGTGCAGAGGGAATCCTTCCCCTAAAATACTCGGACCTTTCTCCATAGACTATTGATCCGTTGTACTCTTGCTTTTTAACAAATAGAACTTGACGTACGACCTCTGTTGCTTTTGTCGGGTCTTTTATCACTCCAAATTCGATATTGAAGTAACAAGGTGAGTTTTTGACAAACAAGCACTCATAGAAAGCGGTCTGATTTTCTTCAATACTCTCTGAAAAAGTTTTAAAATCTTCCATCAGCTCATGATAATTGGTTATTTGTCTTATTTTACTAAGAGCGTGCTTAATTCCTTTTTCACCATATTCAAGTTCAAGCGGAATTCTTTCGCTAACTATTTTCCAAAGGCTATTGTCGCAAGATAGGGTATTCCATTTTTTTGAAACTAAAGCGGTATTTGCAAGTTCTTTCGGCTCTAGGTATGAAAAAATATTTATTAGCAACTCTTCCGGAAAAGTATTTATACTTACATTCATAATAATATCAGTCCTTTTTAATTAATTAATTTATTATCAAATATGTGGTTTAACAAGATAATGAATTTTATAAAAAAAAAACAGATTTATTGTCGCAATAGCACCCCCTAGTCCCGATACAAATCACTACAATTATGTCACGAATTTTAGATTAAGGCCGACATGGGCAAAATTAAGGATGATAAAGAGAGGGCGTAATACCCTTTCCTAGAAGAAGAAAGATGTTATTAATGAAAACCAATTGAGGTTTTCTCTGATCGCCGAGAAATAGGAGGTGTTTCTCCAGGGATTGTATGGCTTTCAGCTAACTACTTGCAAAAGGACTATAAAACACCCCAATCTTCTCCTTTTTTTCAGCTTATTTTTGCATCTCTTCCGATAGAGCTGCCGGTGTTCAAGGATTTAAATGGTTAAAGAGAAAGTGATTTTCTCCTGAGGTACAATTTAAAAAATTCAGGGGTGGATTTGGTCGCAGTCAGGGATTCAAATTTCGATTTTCGATCAGGTGGAAACGGGTTGCCGCCTTGTAATGGGAGAAACTTGGACAAAAGCTGCAGTTTCCAAACTTAGGAAAAAAGCCTTTAAAAAGGATAAGGAAATTGATGAAGTTTGGGATACCTATACCCATTACCCGCTTCATATAGGGGCTCAGGCTATAGGCTCCTTATCTTATTAGAAAGCAATATTGTAGTATGCCAAACCAAAAATAAAAGCCACGACAACTCCAGTTGAGATCGCTGTTTGAATAGTTTGGATTTGAGATAGTGTCCTTCTCCCGATATCCAGGGCATAGTCTGTTCTAGCGACTTGTCCATATAAAGCACTCATAACACGAATAATCTCTTGATCCCCTGATTTATTAATCATTTTTTCAGAGAGAGAAGAGGGTAGCCTTGCTTGAATCCTTTTTTCCCTGCCCATTCCATAAATCATCGAGCCGTTAAACGGTAACTCTTTAATAAATAGGACTTGCCTTTTGATGCTTGTCTTATCGTTAGGGTTTCTAACGACGCCGAACTTGATATTTAAAAAACAACCGGGATTTTTTAAAAATAAGCACTCATAATCAGCTTTCTGATTTTCTTCGACAGCGTCAGAAAAGGCTTCAAAATCTTCTATAACCTGTTGATAATCAGTTATCTTTTTCATTTGAAAAAGAGCGTTTCTAAACCCGTTATCGTCATAATCTACAGGAATGTCTCTAAAGAGTTCTTTCCAAAGAAAATCATCGCAAGATAAATTGTGCCATTTTTTTGAAGCTAAGCCGGCGTTAGCAAGTTCATTAGGATTTAAGTGAGAAAAAATATTTATTAATAATTCATCAGGAAAATCGTTTATTTGTGAATTCATAGTAACTTTCCTTTTTATTTAGTTAATTATTTGTTAGAAAAATATGTTAACACATAAATTATATTTTTAAAAGAATAGATTTATTAGGAGAAATAGTCATTTTATGTAGAATGAGCTTAAAGCGTAAAAATTTTAATTTGGAGGAATGTATGAAAAAAAATGTCCTTAAAATAGGGGTCATTTTCTTTTTCTCAATACTTTCATATCACTCATTTGCAGATGAAACCTTGATCCAAGAACCGAATGTCAATCAAGAGAGCGATTATTTTTCTCCTGACGCCATTTTTAAAGATAATAGAAGAATAAACTTTCAGTTTAATGCTCTCGATACAGCGAAAGATCAATTAAACAAGGTCGATCTTCAAGCGCAAATTGAAGATGCCAATCATTTTCTAAATGGATCGCTTTTCTTTAATAACACCAATAATCCGACTGAAAATTTCAAAGCTAATTCTGAATTCGAGGGGTATCCTTTGGTCCTTCATGTCAGTCAAACTGCAAGACAAGGCACTTTACCTTTTCCGGGAAATTTAATTATAGACAACCCGCCCTCAAAAGAAGAAATAAAAGAATTTTTTGATGCCCATGATTCAAGAAGCGTTCAGCCCAAAAACGTAAGGGTGGATGTTCAAGAGTGGGCCATCGGCCAGGATGGAAAACTGCAAAAAGGTGTGGTGGTTTATGAAGAAGAGCCGCAAGAGTTTCCAAACGTTCAAAAAGTAAAAGTCCTATTCATTATTGATAAACAGCATTTTTCTATTCAATCCGGTGTTCAAGGAACGAAACTTGGGGAAGTATTGGGCGAAAGCCAAGGCTTGCTTGTTTGGGTTCTTCAAAAGCTAAAAAAACAAAATCCGAAAACTGTTGGGGAGACCGCCCAAATTATAAATCAGGCTTTTGATGAATATGCTAAAAGTTTAAAACCTGATTTTAATCAGCTTTATAAGACTGAAGGTGTTCAAGATACTTACGAAAATGCTTTGCCAAAGGCTTATAACCCCAACTACAATCGTTAATGAACGGTCTTTTAATATTAAATGCCGGCTCAAGCACGCTGAAAGCGGCTCTTTTTAGTGTAGAGGGACATAAACTCTCTCCAATTTTTAGAGCGAAGCTTCAATTTAATACAAAAAAAGCTTCTGCCATTGTGAATGGCAGAAGCTTTTTTTTTAAATCGGATAATAAGAAAGAGCAAATAAAGCAGTTTCTTTTAAAGCTAAAAGAAGAAGTCTGTCATTTGGATATTTCTTTGATAGGAATTGGCCAAAGAGTGGTTCATGGCGGGCTTAAGTTTACAAAGACTATAAAAATTTCAAACGCTGTAATCAGAGAAGTTGAAGCCCTTAAAAAGATTGCCCCGCTTCATAACACCCCCTTCTTGGAAGAATATGAAATTTCAAAACGCGTTTTTAAAAAAATCGATCAGTTTGCTTGCTTTGATACCTCTTTTCATCAAACCATTCCGAAATCCTTAAAGACCTATCCCATTCCCTTAGCTTGGAGAAAAAAGGGGATTGAACGTTTTGGATTTCATGGAATTAGCCATAAGTGGTGTTTTGAAAAAGCTATGGAGCTTCTCAAATTAAATCCAAAATCTATTAAAGCGATCACGTGCCACATAGGGTCCGGCGTTTCTTTTACAGCCATTAAAGATGGCAAATCCATTTTTAATACTATGGGATTTACCCCCCTTGAAGGCGCTATGATGGGCACAAGATGCGGCTCTATCGATCCAGGAATTCTTCTTTATCTTCTTCAATCTAAAAGCGTTTCATTAAAAGAATTGGACGAAGGCCTAAATAAAAATTCCGGTCTTCTTGCTCTTTATGGGCATAACGATATGGAAAAATTACTTCAGGATATGAAAAAAGATCATCCTAGGGCTGCCTTCGCATTTGATTGTTTTACCCTAAGCGCCCTTAAAGAGATAGGGGCATTGGCAAGTTTATTGAATGGGATAGATCTCATTTGCTTTACAGGAGGTATTGGTGAAAACGTACCTCTTTTAAGGGAAAAAATTGGGATGAATCTTGCCTATCTAGATTTACAAATCGATAAAAAATTAAATCAGCAAAGTCAAAATCGTTCTATCCATAAAAAAAATTCCCCATGCAAAGCCACTGTCATCTATGCAGATGAAGAGTCCGCTATGGCTCATGAAATAATTCTTTTTTTTAATTATGTCTGAAATTCAAGAATCCATAAGATAACTTTTTGACTATTTTTCCAATTGGCCCCCTTGAATTGAGAAGGCTTGAATGTACACTATCGCTTTGAAAATGCTTTTTGGTGATCGGCTGAAATATTTAATGCTTGTCAGCGCCATCGCTTTTTCTTCTCTCTTAATGGCGCAGCAAAGTTCAGTTTTTTCAGGTTTAATGCTATGGACAACCGCGACCTTGCAAAATACCAATGTCCCTATATGGGTGATGGATACAAATGTTGAGCAAGTCAATGAAGTAAGGCCGCTTGTTGACACAGATTTATCAAGAGTTAGATCTGTACCGGGTGTTTCTTGGGCAGTTCCCTTTTATTTTTCAATTCAGCAAGCAAGGCTCTATGATGGGCGTTTTAAATCGATTCAACTCTTTGGGGTGGATAGCACAACTTTAATTGGCGTTCCAAGAGACATGGTGGCCGGCAATCTCGATGATTTAAGACAAGCCGACGCTGTCATCATTGATGAAGTCGGGGTTTATAAATTAAGCGGGGGAAGAAAACCGCTAGCCGTCGGAGATTCTTTTGAAATTAATGATCATCAGGCCACAGTTGTAGGTATTTGTGTTGCAGCAAGATCTTTTTCCGGAAACCCTTACGTATATACAACTTATGAGAGAGCGCTTGAAATAGTGCCTCCGACAAGAAGCAATCTTTCATTTATTTTAGTTCAGCCAAGGGAAGGGGTGGATCAAGAGGCACTAGCAAGAAAAATTACCGAAACCACAAGACTTAAAGCTTTAACCAATAATCAATTTTTTTGGAGCACTATCTGGTGGTATGTGAATAATACAGGGATCCCTATATCCTTCGGAACTACCATTTTCCTTGGATTTATTGTAGGTTTTGCCGTTTCAGGACAAACTTTTTATACCTTTATTTTGGAAAATTTAAGTAATTTAGGCGCTTTGAAAGCTATAGGGGCGAGTAATAGTCTTCTCTATCGTATGCTCATTTTACAAGCTCTAGTAGCCGGTTTTATAGGCTATGGAATAGGGCTTGGGCTTGCTTCTCTTTTTGGTTTTTCAACTTTGAAAACCGGACAGCCGCCCTATTATATGCCTTACCAGGTGCCTCTTTTTTCCTTTATTGTTGTTTTGCTAATCTGTTTTTTCTCAGCTTTCATAGCCATTAGAAAAATTAGTAAAATGGATGCAGCAGAGGTTTTCCGTGCCTAACGAGGAAATGAAACCATCCATTATCGCAAGGCATGTCTCCAAAACTTATGGGGCTGGCGCTTCACAAATTCAAGCTCTAAAAGATATTTATATGACGGCCTTTGAAAATGAGCTTCTAATGATAGTTGGTCCTTCAGGCTGTGGAAAAACTACCTTATTAAGTGTCATAGCCGGCACGCTTCGATTTGAAGAGGGTGAAGTTGTAGTTCTTAATCAATCACTTAACGGGTTAACAGATGATGAACTCACTTGTTTTCGCCGTGAAAATATAGGCTTTATTTTTCAGCAATACCATTTGATCAAAACGCTGACCGCTTTAGAAAATGTAATAATTCCTTTACTTTTGAATCAAATCAGTTGGAGTAATGGAGAATTTGATGTATTAGATGTCTTGGAAAAGGTGGGCTTAGGCGGTAGAGAATCGAGTTTGCCAAGCCAGCTGTCAGGCGGTCAGCAGCAGCGTCTTGCGATAGCAAGAGCGATCGTTCATAAGCCAAAACTTGTCATATGCGATGAACCAACCTCAGCCCTTGATGCGGCCACAGGAATCGCTGTTTTAGAAATTTTAAAAAAAATTTCTAAGATGCCCGGGCGAACGGTGATTGTTGTCACTCATGATAGCCGTATATTTAAATTTGCCGATCGTATTTACCAAATGGACGATGGACGCATTATTAATTGTGTGACTAACCACGAAGATTTAATAGAATCATGACAATCTTAAAGAAACCCTCATTTTATTTGAGCGCAATAGGCATTTTAATCTCGTTTATCTTTATTTACGTCACCTCATTTACACCAGATCCTTTAATTCTCACCAAAAAACCGGCTCCAAACCCCTATCCCGATTCGATTGCGGCAAGCGGCATTATCGAGGCGACCGATCGCAATATCTCATTAAGAAGCCCGGACCCAGGCCTTGTTATTGCCCTTTATGTAAAGGTTTCTGATGTCGTTAAAAAAGGAGATCTTCTTTTTAAGTTAGATGATCGCGACCTTCTCGCTAAATTAGGTGTTCAAAAAGCAAACATATTAGTTGCAAAAGCAAACATAGCCAAATTAAAGGATCAGCTTGAAAGGCTTGAGTCTGTTGAAGATATAAGGGCTGTTAGCGTTGAGGAAACTAAAACCAAAAGAAGTGAAGTGATGGTTGCTGAAGCTGAGCTAAAAGCAGCTCAAGCTTCTCTTTTAGAAACAAAGCGGCTTATCGATCGAAAATACATACGAGCCCCAAAAGATGGTGTTATCTTGCAAAGCAATATCCGGGAAGGGGAATATGTCTCGGTTGCAGAAGGAGACCCTCCCATCCTTCTTGGCGATGTCGAAAGGCTTCAGGTAAGAGCGGATATCGATGAGCAAAATGCGTCATATTTTAGCCCCGATGAGCCGGCTTACGCGTTTCCAAAAAATAATAGCCAATTAAAAATACCTCTTACATTTGAAAGAGTTGAACCCTACATCATCCCGAAGAGGTCTTTGACAGGGAGAAGTGATGAAAGAGTAGACACTCGTGTTCTTCAAGTGATTTATTCCTTTGATATCCCGAAGGACTTTCAAGTCTACCCGGGCCAGCAGGTGGATGTTTTTATCAAAGCTAATAGGTTAAATATACAAGAAGAGAGCGAGGAGAAAAATCATGAGGCGTAAACTTTCTTCTCAAAATTCCAAAATAACTTTTCTTCTATTCCTTTTCCTTTTTTCATGCAGTGTTAATAAACATTACCATCCTCCGGTAGTTGAGGTTCCCAATTATTGGAAATGGGAAGAGCCTCAAGACAATGATCTTCCGGACGAAAATTGGTGGCTTATTTTTCATGATGAAGACCTTAACTATTTAATTGACCTTGCCCTCATTCAAAATCCGACTTTAGACGAGGCGTTATTTAGAATAGGAGAAGCAAGGGCTCTTGCGGGGATTCAATACGCCAATTATTACCCTCAAATTTCCTTTGAGCCTAATTTTTTTAGACAAGGCTCTAGATCCAATACCGATTTTGGTTTTAACTTAAACATCCCAAACCCCCAGCAGCCGGCAGCGCAAGATATTCCTGAGCGTCTCCTTATTTCTCAGTATCAGGTTCCCTTTAACCTTATTTATGAAATAGACCTTTGGGGTAAGTATAGATCCGGATATTTTGCGGCTGTCGCAAGGCTGCAAGCTGCTTCAGAGGCTTATAAAGTGGCTATTTTGATGCTGACTGAGGAAATTGCGGAAACTTATTTTGATTTATTAACCCTTGATGCCGAAGAGAAAGTCCTTTTAGAGGCGATTGAAGTCAGGCAAAAACAATTAGATATTGTAACGGCAAGGTTTAAAGCCGGCATCGTAAGTTTTGATGATCAAGCTAAGGCTGAAACTGAGCTTATGATTGCTAAAGCTGATGTTGAAACGGTAAAAAGAGATAAGGCCGCAAGAGAAAATGCCATAGCGGTTTTAGTCGGCGAGCTTCCTTCAACTTTTTGTTTTAATCGAGAAGTGCTTGAGAGACATCCTCCTCTTGCATCGACTGTTTTGCCATGCCAAGTTCTTTTAAGAAGGCCGGATCTGCAAGAAGCGGAGCGTAATATTCGTGCTTTCCATGATGAAATCGGGGTGGCTTACGCAGAACTTTTTCCTTCCCTTACAGTCAATGGACAACTAGGTTTTGCAAGCGCGGATAGAGGTAATTTATTTGATTGGGAGTCGAGGCTTTGGTCTTATGGCGCGGCTATCTTTCAAAGCGTCTTTGATGCCGGAAGAAGACAATCGAACATTCAAGCTGCCAAAGCCCGCTATGGGGCTGTCTTTTCAGCTTATAGGAATCAAGTCTTAGTAGCTTTTCAGGAAGTGGAAGATGCACTAGCCACGCTTAAATTTTTACGCGAAAGACAATTTTACCTTGAAAAAGCGGTGGCTTCTGCCACCACAAGTCGAAATCTAGCTCAAGAAAGGTATTTGAAAGGGATTGTCAATTATTTGGAAGTGGTCGATGCCGAGAGAACTCTTTTAGATGTCGCAAGACAGCTTAAAAGAGCTCAAGGTGATCGATTTATAGCCACCGTCAGGCTCATAAGAGCCCTTGGGGGGTAGGGGCTTTTAGTGTCTTTTTTTGTACTTTTCTTTTAAATCGTGAAGAGGCTTTTTTAGACGCTCTTTATCTTTATTAGCCAATCTATCAATATAGAGAACTCCGTTTAAGTGGTCATTTTCATGAAGAAAGTTACAGGCGTAAAAATCGGTTAAGGTTTCTTTGAAGAGCGCCCCATTTTGATCATACGCTTCAATATCTATGCTTTGCGGTCTTGGGACGAAAGCGGAAAGACCCGGAAGAGACAGACAAGCTTCTTCCCACTCAATAAATTCATCACTAAAAGATAGAATTTTAGGGTTAATGTAAACTTTCGGCTCTTGCGGCACTAATTCTTCATCTTCTTCTTCAGTCTCTCTTGGAACAAAAGTTATAAAAATTCTTTTATTCAACTTGACT
This DNA window, taken from Criblamydia sequanensis CRIB-18, encodes the following:
- a CDS encoding F-box protein; this encodes MNVSINTFPEELLINIFSYLEPKELANTALVSKKWNTLSCDNSLWKIVSERIPLELEYGEKGIKHALSKIRQITNYHELMEDFKTFSESIEENQTAFYECLFVKNSPCYFNIEFGVIKDPTKATEVVRQVLFVKKQEYNGSIVYGERSEYFRGRIPSALTYKELKNSIDNEIYELMSFLNKQIESKQESLYIGKDKMSKIKTIERLISIGSVAAIILGIAIYNFDFY
- a CDS encoding F-box-like domain-containing protein, with amino-acid sequence MNSQINDFPDELLINIFSHLNPNELANAGLASKKWHNLSCDDFLWKELFRDIPVDYDDNGFRNALFQMKKITDYQQVIEDFEAFSDAVEENQKADYECLFLKNPGCFLNIKFGVVRNPNDKTSIKRQVLFIKELPFNGSMIYGMGREKRIQARLPSSLSEKMINKSGDQEIIRVMSALYGQVARTDYALDIGRRTLSQIQTIQTAISTGVVVAFIFGLAYYNIAF
- a CDS encoding acetate/propionate family kinase, with product MNGLLILNAGSSTLKAALFSVEGHKLSPIFRAKLQFNTKKASAIVNGRSFFFKSDNKKEQIKQFLLKLKEEVCHLDISLIGIGQRVVHGGLKFTKTIKISNAVIREVEALKKIAPLHNTPFLEEYEISKRVFKKIDQFACFDTSFHQTIPKSLKTYPIPLAWRKKGIERFGFHGISHKWCFEKAMELLKLNPKSIKAITCHIGSGVSFTAIKDGKSIFNTMGFTPLEGAMMGTRCGSIDPGILLYLLQSKSVSLKELDEGLNKNSGLLALYGHNDMEKLLQDMKKDHPRAAFAFDCFTLSALKEIGALASLLNGIDLICFTGGIGENVPLLREKIGMNLAYLDLQIDKKLNQQSQNRSIHKKNSPCKATVIYADEESAMAHEIILFFNYV
- a CDS encoding ABC transporter permease translates to MYTIALKMLFGDRLKYLMLVSAIAFSSLLMAQQSSVFSGLMLWTTATLQNTNVPIWVMDTNVEQVNEVRPLVDTDLSRVRSVPGVSWAVPFYFSIQQARLYDGRFKSIQLFGVDSTTLIGVPRDMVAGNLDDLRQADAVIIDEVGVYKLSGGRKPLAVGDSFEINDHQATVVGICVAARSFSGNPYVYTTYERALEIVPPTRSNLSFILVQPREGVDQEALARKITETTRLKALTNNQFFWSTIWWYVNNTGIPISFGTTIFLGFIVGFAVSGQTFYTFILENLSNLGALKAIGASNSLLYRMLILQALVAGFIGYGIGLGLASLFGFSTLKTGQPPYYMPYQVPLFSFIVVLLICFFSAFIAIRKISKMDAAEVFRA
- a CDS encoding ABC transporter ATP-binding protein; this translates as MKPSIIARHVSKTYGAGASQIQALKDIYMTAFENELLMIVGPSGCGKTTLLSVIAGTLRFEEGEVVVLNQSLNGLTDDELTCFRRENIGFIFQQYHLIKTLTALENVIIPLLLNQISWSNGEFDVLDVLEKVGLGGRESSLPSQLSGGQQQRLAIARAIVHKPKLVICDEPTSALDAATGIAVLEILKKISKMPGRTVIVVTHDSRIFKFADRIYQMDDGRIINCVTNHEDLIES
- a CDS encoding efflux RND transporter periplasmic adaptor subunit codes for the protein MTILKKPSFYLSAIGILISFIFIYVTSFTPDPLILTKKPAPNPYPDSIAASGIIEATDRNISLRSPDPGLVIALYVKVSDVVKKGDLLFKLDDRDLLAKLGVQKANILVAKANIAKLKDQLERLESVEDIRAVSVEETKTKRSEVMVAEAELKAAQASLLETKRLIDRKYIRAPKDGVILQSNIREGEYVSVAEGDPPILLGDVERLQVRADIDEQNASYFSPDEPAYAFPKNNSQLKIPLTFERVEPYIIPKRSLTGRSDERVDTRVLQVIYSFDIPKDFQVYPGQQVDVFIKANRLNIQEESEEKNHEA
- a CDS encoding efflux transporter outer membrane subunit — its product is MRRKLSSQNSKITFLLFLFLFSCSVNKHYHPPVVEVPNYWKWEEPQDNDLPDENWWLIFHDEDLNYLIDLALIQNPTLDEALFRIGEARALAGIQYANYYPQISFEPNFFRQGSRSNTDFGFNLNIPNPQQPAAQDIPERLLISQYQVPFNLIYEIDLWGKYRSGYFAAVARLQAASEAYKVAILMLTEEIAETYFDLLTLDAEEKVLLEAIEVRQKQLDIVTARFKAGIVSFDDQAKAETELMIAKADVETVKRDKAARENAIAVLVGELPSTFCFNREVLERHPPLASTVLPCQVLLRRPDLQEAERNIRAFHDEIGVAYAELFPSLTVNGQLGFASADRGNLFDWESRLWSYGAAIFQSVFDAGRRQSNIQAAKARYGAVFSAYRNQVLVAFQEVEDALATLKFLRERQFYLEKAVASATTSRNLAQERYLKGIVNYLEVVDAERTLLDVARQLKRAQGDRFIATVRLIRALGG
- the def gene encoding peptide deformylase, with translation MILSLAYYGSKWLRTRADPVTVFDDKLKELIDDMIETMHVHRGIGLAATQVKLNKRIFITFVPRETEEEDEELVPQEPKVYINPKILSFSDEFIEWEEACLSLPGLSAFVPRPQSIDIEAYDQNGALFKETLTDFYACNFLHENDHLNGVLYIDRLANKDKERLKKPLHDLKEKYKKRH